AGCTGTACTCCGGGTTTGCAGCAATAGCAACGTGGTAGTGGCACTTCTGCAACTCTTCGTTGGTCAGGCCCACGCGCTCGCGGCCAAATACCAGCGCCACCGGCGCGTGCTGCCCTTCGCTAACGCTCTTCAGTCCGCACTCGCGCGGATCCAGCATTGGCCACGGCAGCGTACGGGAGCGCGCGCTGGTGCCCACCACCAGGCTACAACCCGCCAGCGCGTCGTCGAGGGTGTCGACAATCTGTGCGTTACCGATGACGTCGCTGGCCCCGGCGGCCAGGGCGATGGCCTGGGAGTCCGGCTTCACCAGCGGGTTAACCAGCCAAAGGTTTGTTAAGCCCATGGTTTTCATGGCGCGGGCAACGGAGCCCATGTTGCCGGTGTGAGAGGTTTCAACCAGCACGATTCGTATATTTTGCAGCATAGTTTTTCAGCGTCTTAAGAATATTTGCGCATATTAGCATAAAGCAAAGACATAATCCGAACTCGCTGGTATACTCTGCGCCGTTTTCACCCCCGTTCTTTAACATCCAGTGAGAGATACCGATGCATCCAATGCTGACCATCGCCGTGCGCGCAGCGCGCAAGGCGGGTAATGTAATTGCCAAACACTACGAAACGCCCGACTCTGTTGAAACCAACCAGAAAGGCAGCAATGATTTCGTAACTAACGTTGATAAAGCCGCCGAGGCCGTGATTATCGACACTATCCGCAAATCTTACCCGCAACATACCATTATCACCGAAGAGTCCGGTGAACACGCAGGCGAAGATCAGGATGTGCAATGGGTTATCGATCCACTGGATGGCACCACCAATTTTATCAAACGTCTGCCCCACTTCTCGGTCTCAATCGCCGTGCGTATCAAAGGCCGTACCGAAGTTGCCGTGGTTTACGATCCAATGCGTAACGAACTCTTCACCGCTACCCGCGGCCAGGGCGCACAGCTCAACGGCTACCGCCTGCGCGGCGGCATCGCTCGCGATCTGGATGGCACCATCCTGGCGACCGGTTTCCCGTTCAAAGCCAAACAGCATGCCCAGACCTACATCAAGATCGTGGGTAAACTCTTCACCGAGTGCGCTGATTTCCGCCGCACCGGCTCTGCCGCGCTGGATCTGGCCTACGTTGCCGCTGGCCGCGTAGACGGTTTCTTTGAGATCGGCCTGAAGCCGTGGGATTTCGCCGCAGGCGAGCTGCTGGTTCGTGAAGCAGGTGGCTTGGTGTGTGACTTCACCGGTAACCACAACTACATGATGAGCGGTAACATCGTCGCCGGTAACCCACGCGTAGTGAAAGCCATGCTGGCGAACATGCGTGACGAGCTGAGCGAAGCGCTGAAGCGTTAAACATCGCTAACGCCGGATAAGCGCTACGCTTATCCGGCGATTTAAAACGGCCTCAATCCCCTGCCCACTGGCACCGCACTGAGCCACATCACCACCGCCGCCGTTACCAGAATCACGCCTCCAGCCAAAGCCAGCGTTGACCAGCCCACCTGCTGCCACAGCACCGGCGTTTTATTGCCGCCGAGTTTGACCGCCAACCGCCGAAAGCTATGCACCAGCAGCGCCAGGGAAGAGATGGTTAGCGAAGTGCCTGCCGCCATCGCCATCGCCGATGCCATTCCCCAGCTAAACACGCCGATGACCTTGCTGAACAGCAGGACCATGATCGCCCCAGAGCAGGGCCGCATCCCCATCGAAAGAATAATCATCAGCCGGGCACGCCAGTCATCGCCGCGCGTGAGCTGCTCCGGCGTGGGCAGATGCTGATGCCCGCAGCCGCAGTGGGCATCGTGCACATGGTGTGGTGTAAAAGTGGTAAACTTCGGCCTGCGCAAGAGCAGACGCAGCTTGTTCAGCGCCCGCCAGCAGAGCAGGAGTCCCAGCACGCCCACCAAAGCATAGCTCCCCTTCTCTAACCAGTAGCTGCTCACATGCAGCTGACGGGCAGGCAGCTGGAGCAGGGTCAGAACCACAACCACCAGCACAATGGCTACCAGCCCCTGTAGCAGCGACGAGGCGAGAGTCAGGCCAATGCTCGACCTCAGTTTTGACGGATGGGTGGCAAGCCAGGTGGTTATCACC
Above is a genomic segment from Enterobacter sp. C2 containing:
- the trmJ gene encoding tRNA (cytosine(32)/uridine(32)-2'-O)-methyltransferase TrmJ, with protein sequence MLQNIRIVLVETSHTGNMGSVARAMKTMGLTNLWLVNPLVKPDSQAIALAAGASDVIGNAQIVDTLDDALAGCSLVVGTSARSRTLPWPMLDPRECGLKSVSEGQHAPVALVFGRERVGLTNEELQKCHYHVAIAANPEYSSLNLAMAVQVIAYEVRMAWLAAQEADAEPAEEETPYPLVDDLERFYGHLEQTLLATGFIRPDHPGQVMNKLRRLFTRARPESQELNILRGILASIEQKNKE
- the suhB gene encoding inositol-1-monophosphatase; its protein translation is MHPMLTIAVRAARKAGNVIAKHYETPDSVETNQKGSNDFVTNVDKAAEAVIIDTIRKSYPQHTIITEESGEHAGEDQDVQWVIDPLDGTTNFIKRLPHFSVSIAVRIKGRTEVAVVYDPMRNELFTATRGQGAQLNGYRLRGGIARDLDGTILATGFPFKAKQHAQTYIKIVGKLFTECADFRRTGSAALDLAYVAAGRVDGFFEIGLKPWDFAAGELLVREAGGLVCDFTGNHNYMMSGNIVAGNPRVVKAMLANMRDELSEALKR
- a CDS encoding nickel/cobalt transporter, encoding MMLSSVRRAPRWRALWPLALLLLCVVVGGIQLWHAWPRVMLESAGWQREVNQQMSALLKGVAADPSRAGGALLLFSFLYGVLHALGPGHGKVVITTWLATHPSKLRSSIGLTLASSLLQGLVAIVLVVVVLTLLQLPARQLHVSSYWLEKGSYALVGVLGLLLCWRALNKLRLLLRRPKFTTFTPHHVHDAHCGCGHQHLPTPEQLTRGDDWRARLMIILSMGMRPCSGAIMVLLFSKVIGVFSWGMASAMAMAAGTSLTISSLALLVHSFRRLAVKLGGNKTPVLWQQVGWSTLALAGGVILVTAAVVMWLSAVPVGRGLRPF